The DNA window CTAATAATGAACAAAAATACTTATACAATCGTTTAACCATTTTTGTGGCGTGAGCAATCTGTTAAATAAACAACGAACTGCTTCGCAAGTAATCAAATCCTTCAAATCTTCATCCTTACTCTTCAACCATTTCTTCAACTCCTTCATATTTTCCTCGTCATAATGTAAAAGAGGATTAACCGTAACTGGATCATTGATTTTAAACCCTTTCCCATAGGGTCGGTGTAGTCCCCCAATAGTTTCGACTTCTTTTTTCTCCGAAATTGTTTTCCAAGAAATTTTGATGGAGTCATTTCTTTCATATTCTCCTCCTCCTTATTCTCAACagtcttctccttctccttagtcttctcctcctccttattCTCAACagtcttctcctcctccttattCTCAacagtcttcttcttctcatcagtCTCCTCCTCCTCAGTCTTTTCCTTAGTCTTATCCTCCTCCtcattcttctcctcctcctccttatCCTCCTCCTCCCTATTCTTATCCtcattcttctcctcctcctcattCTTCTCCTCTAGGCCATCAAAATGCAATTTGTGAAAGAGGCAAAATGGAATTTGGGTGGGGCTTGGGGGCGTGGGGCGTAAATCTACATTTTTGGCCATctcttcctcctcttcctcctcttcctcaTCCTCCTACACTtactcttcctcttcctcctcaAGTCTTCATTAGTTTGAGGAGTCGTCGCAGAAGGGACTTGTTGAGAGCTGTCTTGGCTAGTTTCATCGGTAAATTCAGGGTTGGGGAGTTGGGACTAATAAGTCTCCTCTTCTTGGTCGACGGTTTGGGAGtcctttcatcttcttcattctttctctttctcccaTCCAATTCATaaaattcatcataaatgttgcctcgcatatcttcaaagtcctcCCTAGAGTACTTCCTCTTCTCCTCCTCAGACTCATCAATTTTGCTGAGAACATTGCACTTCTGGAGGGTAGTGAATACCTCATGTAGGGAATAACTCTTGTAGGATGTATAGAGAAATATCCTTGGGCTTGTAGGATCTTGACGTGTTCTTTCCGCAAATTTGGGGACAAATGTATTGATAAGatcataggtccacacttggaaGGCTAGTGCAAACTCATGTAAAGTATAAGCGACATCATAGAcgctcttcttcttccaggTTTTCTTCTTGGCGAGATATAACCCCCGGAGGTGTTTCATATCTTTGTCAATACCCTTCAGGGTTGCTCTGAaggacacctttccccatggaaattggaggaaCATCTTCATGTCCTCCACCATGCGAAAGATTTTGGAACTTACCTTCCTCCTATTATCAGCTGCGAACAGATACTGATAAATGAGGAATAtgagccccatcttccatgaaTCCTCTTTATCAAAGCATTCGACGAAAATAGCTTCAACCTCTCCCACTTTAACATCCATTTTACCCTTAAAATATTTGCGAACAaggggtggacattcttcaatCTCCATGTTTTCCACCAAAGGAAATCTGTCAAAGTTGAGGCCTGTCACCAAGGAATAAGCCTTCATGCCCCAGCAGACCTCCTCACCGTTGACCAAGAACCTTATCTCCTTCGAATTTGAGCTGATTTTCCTGATGACCATCTGATGGAGTATGGTTCCTGAGAAAAATATTGTTGGGGCTTTGAATAGATACTAGAATTGGGTCTGCAAAGCCCTATCCAAAAGATCATGGTGAGTAAACCTCTCATTTATCCTTGCTAAGCTGGTGCCGGTGGATTTTCATGAAACACGGCcagtaaaattattaataatggtTTCGGTTGGTGTCATCTGCAAAGAAACTGTTGGTTAGATTAATGTCATATACACAATGTCAGACGCAAACCAATGCAAAATGCAAATTGCGTGGGGACGCAAAGTGAAAACTACAATTTGCATACCCACGCAAATTACATTTGTGTACCACGCAAATTTGTGTACTCACGCAAATTGTTTTTTGTGTACCACGCAAATTTCTTTCAATCCATTCAGAAACAATGTTCACAAACCAATCTAGAAAAACCCATCATTCAAACCATTCATTCAACATGCAAAACTATAGAAGTCACTAAACCCTTTCTTTTACGTACCACGCAAATTGTTATTGCGTACAACACAAATTTCTTTCCATCCATTTAGAAACAATGTTCACAAACCAATCCAGAAAAACACATCATTCAAACCATTCATTCAACATGCAAAACTATAGAACTCACTAAACCTAAAACCCTAAATGCAAAAACTATAGAActaactaaaaccctaaaacattTCATACTCAACATGCAAGATAGTCGAGCGAATGTCGGGGGAACTAACTTGAATGTCGACAAACGTTGGGGAGTCGGGCTCGCGGGAGAAGCATTCGGGGCTTGGCGATCGTCGGGGAGTCGGGCTCGTAGGGGAAGCGTTTGGCGTCGGGGATGCTGGATTGTAGTCGGGGGAGTCGGGCTCGTAGGGGAAGCGTTCGGCGTCGGGGATGCTGGATTGTAGTCGGGGGAGTCGGAGCGGGAGTCGGGGAGATGAGAAGGGGAAGGAGAGAAACGGTCACcggagaagagagaaagaaaaatgagaaatgaGGGGAAAA is part of the Impatiens glandulifera chromosome 1, dImpGla2.1, whole genome shotgun sequence genome and encodes:
- the LOC124920906 gene encoding cilia- and flagella-associated protein 251-like: MAKNVDLRPTPPSPTQIPFCLFHKLHFDGLEEKNEEEEKNEDKNREEEDKEEEEKNEEEDKTKEKTEEEETDEKKKTVENKEEEKTVENKEEEKTKEKEKTVENKEEENMKEMTPSKFLGKQFRRKKKSKLLGDYTDPMGKGLKSMIQLRLILFYIMTRKI